The Archocentrus centrarchus isolate MPI-CPG fArcCen1 chromosome 5, fArcCen1, whole genome shotgun sequence genome contains the following window.
GTTGCTGGCATTATCTATGTCtagaaatgcaaatgcaaaaatatctTCCTGTTCCCTAGTCAGTGCAAAGATAATTTGACCTTTTCTCTGGCAGCTACAAAGCCGAGTTCATTCTTTTCTTAGAATCAGACATTATCTGCTCCTTATCTCTGCATAACTCTAAACTAACGTGTTTTTTCTTGTCTAAGGCTCTCACCTGAGGGTACCACTATATGCTGCAGCCACAAACAGGCCTGGAATTCCAGGGTAGTCTGCCAGAATATCCATTACAAGGTAGGGAAGCAGCTGGTTGACAGATAAAAACCATGTTTTGTTACACATAATGCTTTGATGCATAAGAAAAAGCATGGTGTCCTTGAGATGATAAGTGAAGTGAAAACTGCATGCATACTGTACTTACTTGGTCAGGTGTGCCTACGTCACCATTTGAAAGTGGGTCACAGTTCTTGTAAATGGAGTACATGGTGAGGCCAGAAAACACAGCCAGACTCACAGTTGCCCACAGCCCAACCATGTTCACATACAGAGacctgaaatattaaaaaagacaTGTCAGCACATGAAACTTTGCTCACAGTCAGCAATCTACTGTTTGCACTGAATTACAGGAATGCTCACATCTTGGCATGTCCGAGGGTTTTGCAGGAGATGTAACGCTGCACCTGGGACTGGTTGATTGAGTAAATAGACACCCACATTATGCTACCGCCAAGTACTATGCTCCAGAAAGTATGCCTTTTCAGGGGATTTGGATCAAAGCTGCAGTAAAAATGTcaataacataaataaaaacaaaaaaactcaaggACATTAGCAATGCAAACATCAGGTAATGTAGAATAGCATATATATATGTCAGGCTTTTCATCCatgacattaattttttttcagtactaGGTACAGTTTTTAGTTAGTTTCTTTGGAATTAGTAATCACAGTTTCTGTGATTCAAAACTTGCTATTAGACAATTAGTCTGCTTACTCAAACGCTTCTAGTCGGCCTCCTTCGCCAGCATCTTCCCAAATCTTCGTCAGACCTCCCTGCAGCACAGCTCCCCTGGCTATAACAGCCACAAAACCTGCTAGCATGACCACCATCTGCAGCACATCTGTCCAGATTACTGCTTTCAGACCACCCTGAAGTGAACATTGGTGTTAGAGTAAGCTTAGAATAAGCTCATATTTAAGTATAAAACTGGTCATTAAAACCTCAATGAGCCAAAAAGTTTATCAGTGGAAATGAAAGCATACCTTGATGCAACTGTGTAATAGGTAAATAAGTATAATACTTTTTGACATTAAGCGGTACCAACCAAAGTGCAGTAGATGATGCACACCGCGCCTGTAGCGATCAGCACTCCCCACAGATTAAGTCCAGTGACTGAGTAATAAGAAATGAGTACAATTATGGTTCTCTCTACATCTTTTTAAGCTGACTTTAAATAGGTGTTTGTTCTTTAtctaaaacaagaaaacaagtgatcgcctttgtttttgtttttagattaaTATTTTTACAGGATAAACAAGAAATAATTAATAGTACATAAAGTCAGGATTAACACACCACTGAGAAAAAGTAGAAATAGTGTTAGCAGGtgacatttcagtgaaactaaaaaccctttccttttttaaaatgtgttttaggaGCTTTTGTGTTCTTTGGCTTACTTTGATTTAGAGCAAGAGCTGGAGCATAGATGACTAAACCGGTGTACAGAGCCTGAGGAGACATGTCACCATTAGTTGATTAGAATGAAACACAACAAGCAGGTATTTCATATTGATTTCTTGGAGATGGTATCAAGAACCAGTTTTCCATAGTCAACAAGAAAAAAGAGCAGGTGCTGTTTATCATTTCACATTTACAATTTAAATCATTGGGCTTTGATCAGCCTTTCATTCATTaatcatttcaattttaatagtcaaaatacaaaaagtaactGAAcacatatttattaatttaaagccCATTTTAGTTACCGTCTGCACGATGTACATTGATGTCCCAATTACACGGATGGGGCGGCTGAAGCGCATCTCAAGGTACTAGAAATGAAAAGGACACCTGGACTTCATTAGTGGGATGTTTTGGTCCACATATTTGATATATTGCAATACTCTGTACTTAAAGATATACATTATCTTAAAggtctttttttctatttgttgcTTTTTATCTATTTTGTCCTCTTATTTTTACACATCTTTTGAAAGAAATGCTTACATAGCACTTGGATACTATATCGGAATAAATAGCCAAAAATCTCATTTTAAGAAGGCATGTCAcctgtaatgaatgaataaccTTCATTAACCAGCACTGAGTTGTGTAGTTCTGTTGATTGTCTGTAAAGCATTCTTTATtgatctttatttctttctttatttaagcTATTTCCATTTTAAGCTTCACCTGTTGACCAGCCTTTGTACCATCTCCCTACCTCATAGGCACTGGTGATCCCCAGTCGGTAGAAAAGAGGAACAAAAATCTCAGCAGTGATTGCAGACATGATAGCATAGGCGAAGCCAAAGAGCCAGAAGGCAGATCCAAACCGGTATGCCTCAGCAGGTGTACCAATGACTGTGATGCCAGACATGAAGCTGGCAGTGAGAGACATGGCAACTGGCACAGCTGTCATTTGCCTTCCACCCAACAAGAACTCCTCGCTGCTGGTCTCCTTGCGACCTCGGATGGCCTGGAATAGGCCAATGCCAGCTGCCACCAGAATTATTCCAGCAAACACCACATAATCCCACACAGCAAAAGTTGCCACTCGACCAC
Protein-coding sequences here:
- the slc5a8l gene encoding sodium-coupled monocarboxylate transporter 1 → MVGTGGRVATFAVWDYVVFAGIILVAAGIGLFQAIRGRKETSSEEFLLGGRQMTAVPVAMSLTASFMSGITVIGTPAEAYRFGSAFWLFGFAYAIMSAITAEIFVPLFYRLGITSAYEYLEMRFSRPIRVIGTSMYIVQTALYTGLVIYAPALALNQITGLNLWGVLIATGAVCIIYCTLGGLKAVIWTDVLQMVVMLAGFVAVIARGAVLQGGLTKIWEDAGEGGRLEAFDFDPNPLKRHTFWSIVLGGSIMWVSIYSINQSQVQRYISCKTLGHAKMSLYVNMVGLWATVSLAVFSGLTMYSIYKNCDPLSNGDVGTPDQLLPYLVMDILADYPGIPGLFVAAAYSGTLSTVSSSINALVAVTVEDFILPACKNLTEKQLSWINMGLSVVFGALCIGMAGVASLMGSVLQAALSIFGMISGPLLGLYLLGMFFRTPNSIGGLVGMIIGLVLTLWVGIGGQIYPPTAENTNPLPLTTAGCNNTIGHNYTTVTPWTSLVTLTPKPDYRPPIADSWYALSYVYFSLLGALTTMVSGMLVSMITGGCKQEKLSSELFVRKSDLFCFSWCSKSKELDITEKCSTGFQMGADNPAFKEDDMMSKDVEKITKL